Proteins co-encoded in one Cytophaga hutchinsonii ATCC 33406 genomic window:
- the bcp gene encoding thioredoxin-dependent thiol peroxidase, giving the protein MRKLVLICTLLFFISSSVYAQTQLKAGDKAPAFSAKDQNGKIVSLTSFKGRKLVLYFYPKDNTPGCTKEACNLRDYKDTLAAQGYTILGVSTDDAFSHQQFIKQYNLPYDLLVDSDAAINKAYGVWVQKEREGKVFYGTARTTFIINESGVITKVIDAVKVDAHAEQILTK; this is encoded by the coding sequence ATGCGGAAATTAGTTCTTATCTGTACACTGTTGTTTTTTATAAGCAGCAGTGTATATGCGCAAACACAACTGAAAGCGGGTGATAAAGCACCGGCATTTTCAGCAAAAGATCAGAATGGAAAAATTGTTTCGTTGACAAGTTTCAAAGGCAGGAAATTAGTTTTATATTTTTACCCAAAAGACAATACACCCGGATGCACAAAAGAAGCATGTAACCTGAGAGATTACAAGGATACGCTGGCGGCACAGGGCTACACGATTCTTGGTGTGAGTACAGACGATGCGTTTTCTCATCAGCAATTTATCAAACAATACAACCTGCCGTATGATCTGCTTGTTGATTCTGATGCAGCAATTAATAAAGCATATGGTGTGTGGGTACAAAAGGAACGGGAGGGGAAAGTATTTTATGGCACAGCCCGGACTACATTTATTATTAATGAATCAGGAGTCATCACAAAAGTGATTGATGCCGTGAAGGTCGATGCACACGCCGAACAGATTTTGACGAAATAA
- a CDS encoding YceI family protein yields the protein MKKIIVCIFALLSVSAIQAQNWSLDKSHSKLTFTIVHLGISEQEGNFKNFSITLTSSKEDFSDAVIALTADVTSIDTDNTTRDEHLKGANYFDAAVYPSLTFKSKSFTKTTGNKYKLTGDLTIRNVTKTVDLEVTYIGSTINQKTQKKVAGFKLTGVINRIDFGVGKSSTTLSDDVTITANIEVIKD from the coding sequence ATGAAAAAAATCATCGTATGTATTTTTGCCTTATTGAGCGTGTCAGCCATACAGGCACAGAATTGGTCGCTGGACAAATCGCATTCAAAACTAACGTTTACCATTGTTCACTTAGGAATTTCTGAACAGGAAGGGAATTTTAAAAATTTCTCTATTACACTTACTTCCTCCAAAGAAGATTTTTCAGATGCGGTTATTGCACTTACTGCAGACGTTACTTCAATAGATACCGACAATACCACGCGTGACGAGCACTTAAAGGGCGCTAATTATTTTGATGCTGCTGTTTATCCATCACTAACTTTCAAAAGTAAATCATTTACAAAGACAACCGGAAATAAATATAAATTAACCGGAGACCTCACGATAAGAAATGTTACTAAAACGGTTGATCTGGAAGTTACCTATATCGGATCAACGATCAATCAAAAAACACAAAAAAAGGTTGCAGGATTTAAACTGACAGGTGTAATAAACCGCATTGATTTTGGTGTAGGAAAATCAAGCACTACCTTAAGTGATGATGTAACAATCACCGCTAATATAGAAGTTATTAAAGATTAA
- a CDS encoding YeiH family protein: MSAFKKQAIALHEDWVVVILGFIIIAAALFTIVPVPPAYSWENINQLTDTILTAENLYKIGIQFIFVFVAAAIGYFLNNKPLKLFLTVVFPVLYVLTIIALIISGYKGMKDLGLEAVIFSLSIGLLIRNLIGIPEWFRSLLNGEVFVKIGLVLLGTTVIFRDILKAGSLGLIQALLVVVSVWYFAYWLCRKLKIDDELTMMISSAVSICGVSAAIATAGAIKGDTKKLSYVISLVLVTAIPMMIFMPIIARYLGLSQEETGAWLGGTIDTTGAVVASGSLVGEVALKISTIVKFSQNVLLGAAAFAISIYWTYNKKAVAGQHVEKPTLRLIWERFPKFVLGFVAASLLFSFVLSADKIAEVKDGLKNIQLLWFVLAFTSIGLETKFSDMFNQQSKKPLIAFLVAQGFNIVVTLIIAVLLFN; the protein is encoded by the coding sequence ATGTCAGCGTTTAAAAAACAAGCCATTGCCTTACACGAAGATTGGGTAGTAGTAATTTTAGGATTTATCATTATTGCTGCAGCGCTCTTTACTATTGTACCCGTTCCGCCTGCTTATTCCTGGGAAAATATAAACCAGTTAACAGATACTATTCTGACCGCTGAAAACCTATATAAAATAGGTATTCAGTTTATTTTCGTTTTTGTGGCAGCAGCCATCGGATATTTTCTCAACAACAAACCATTAAAATTATTTCTTACTGTTGTATTTCCGGTGTTGTATGTACTTACAATTATTGCGCTGATTATTTCAGGATATAAGGGTATGAAAGATCTGGGGCTGGAAGCCGTTATATTCAGCCTTTCCATCGGCCTGCTTATACGTAACCTCATTGGAATACCTGAATGGTTCCGCTCGTTATTGAACGGCGAAGTATTTGTTAAAATCGGTTTGGTGCTGTTGGGTACCACCGTTATTTTCAGAGATATTTTAAAAGCCGGTTCGCTTGGTTTGATACAGGCATTGCTGGTAGTGGTAAGCGTTTGGTATTTTGCCTACTGGCTGTGCCGCAAACTTAAAATTGATGATGAACTTACCATGATGATCTCCAGTGCTGTTTCTATCTGTGGTGTTTCGGCTGCTATTGCTACAGCAGGTGCGATTAAAGGAGATACAAAAAAACTTTCTTATGTAATCTCCCTGGTATTGGTAACTGCCATTCCCATGATGATTTTTATGCCCATCATTGCCAGGTATCTTGGGTTGTCGCAGGAAGAAACCGGCGCTTGGCTCGGCGGTACGATTGATACAACCGGCGCTGTTGTTGCTTCTGGATCATTAGTTGGAGAAGTTGCATTGAAGATCAGTACGATTGTTAAGTTCTCACAGAATGTATTGCTCGGCGCAGCGGCATTTGCCATTAGTATTTACTGGACCTATAACAAAAAAGCCGTTGCCGGACAACATGTTGAAAAACCTACACTGCGCTTAATCTGGGAACGTTTCCCTAAATTTGTTTTGGGTTTTGTTGCTGCATCTCTGTTGTTTTCTTTTGTGCTTTCTGCTGATAAAATTGCTGAAGTAAAAGACGGATTGAAAAATATTCAACTGCTTTGGTTTGTACTCGCATTTACAAGTATTGGTCTTGAAACTAAATTCTCAGATATGTTTAATCAGCAAAGCAAAAAACCATTGATCGCTTTTCTGGTTGCCCAGGGATTCAACATTGTTGTTACGCTCATCATAGCCGTTTTATTATTTAATTAA
- a CDS encoding DoxX family protein — MLRRVIHTDNDKQTIIIRFLVGCVFLSEGIQKILFAKTLGSGRFETIGLPAPEILGPFVAMVEICGGFLLLIGLFTRLVCVPLIVVILAAIATTKSVIYVEKGFWELLHNSRTDWAMLLGCMFLFIKGSGFYSVDYTYNKIKSYA, encoded by the coding sequence ATGCTTCGACGAGTCATTCATACGGATAACGATAAGCAAACGATCATCATCCGTTTCCTTGTTGGCTGTGTATTTTTATCTGAAGGCATTCAAAAAATCTTATTTGCCAAAACACTTGGCAGCGGGCGTTTTGAAACAATCGGCTTGCCTGCGCCGGAAATTTTAGGACCGTTTGTAGCTATGGTTGAAATCTGCGGTGGATTTTTACTGCTCATTGGATTGTTTACCCGACTGGTATGTGTTCCATTGATTGTAGTCATCCTGGCAGCAATTGCAACAACTAAGTCGGTTATTTATGTTGAAAAAGGTTTTTGGGAATTGCTTCATAACAGCAGAACAGACTGGGCTATGCTGTTAGGCTGCATGTTCCTTTTCATAAAAGGGAGTGGTTTTTATTCGGTAGATTATACCTATAATAAAATAAAAAGCTACGCTTGA